The following proteins are co-located in the Castanea sativa cultivar Marrone di Chiusa Pesio chromosome 8, ASM4071231v1 genome:
- the LOC142607341 gene encoding linoleate 13S-lipoxygenase 2-1, chloroplastic-like: protein MLKPQLHLSNSTKVPFLLHNPFIHGNFNASLPISMHSFCRKNKHIVRVGFNPNNIKAQAVASSTEKSISVKAIVTVKPTVGGFLTNLGIDRGLDDVKDLLGKTLLLELVQAELDPRTGLEKDTIKGYAHRTKGEENGVVKYESSFEVPVDFGEIGAVLVENEHHKEMYLQDIILDGFSDSSVHVNCNSWVHSKYDNPQKRVFFTNKSYLPSRTPSGLCRLRETELEILRGNGQGERKSFERIYDYDVYNDIGNPDSSADLKRPVLGGKEHPYPRRCRTGRPRCKTDPLSEQRSTSVYVPRDECFAEVKQLTFSAKTVYSVLHAVLPSLETAIIDADLGFPYFTAIDSLFNEGINLPPLKNQNKGFFSTILPRLFKAITDTGDDLLRFETPETMERDKFFWFRDEEFARQTLAGLNPYSIKLVTEWPLKSELDPKIYGPVESAITTELIEQEIKGFMTVNEAIKNKKLFILDYHDLLLPYVSKVRAIKGTTLYGSRTLFFLTPNGTLRPLAIELTRPPMDGKPQWKDVYLPTWDATGVWLWRLAKAHVLAHDSGYHQLVSHWLRTHCATEPYIIATNRQLSVMHPIYRLLHPHFRYTMEINALAREALINAGGIIESSFSPGKYSIEFSSVAYDKQWQFNLQALPADLISRGMAVEDPKAPHGLKLSIEDYPFANDGLLLWDAIKDWVSEYVNHYYPNASLITSDQELQAWWNEIRTEGHADKKDEPWWPVLKTPKDLIEIITTIVWVASGHHAAVNFGQYAYGAYFPNRPTIARTNMPTEEPSKEFWDNFLKKPEGALLQCFPSQIQATRIMAILDVLSNHSPDEEYLGEKIEPAWSEDKFIKGAFEKFSGRLKELEGTIDERNANRDLKNRSGAGVVPYELLKPFSPPGVTGKGVPYSISI, encoded by the exons TGGGTTCAATCCTAACAACATAAAGGCTCAGGCTGTAGCAAGTTCTACAGAGAAGAGTATTTCTGTGAAAGCAATTGTAACTGTGAAACCTACTGTTGGTGGGTTCCTCACAAACCTTGGTATTGACCGAGGGCTAGATGATGTAAAGGACTTACTTGGTAAAACCCTTCTCTTGGAGCTCGTTCAAGCAGAGCTTGATCCTA ggacGGGATTAGAGAAGGACACAATCAAGGGTTACGCACACAGGACGAAAGGCGAAGAGAACGGTGTGGTGAAGTATGAGTCAAGTTTTGAAGTTCCAGTAGATTTTGGAGAGATTGGGGCTGTTTTAGTGGAGAATGAGCACCACAAGGAGATGTATCTTCAGGATATTATCCTTGATGGCTTCTCTGATAGCTCTGTTCATGTGAATTGTAATTCATGGGTTCATTCAAAGTACGACAATCCTCAGAAAAGGGTCTTCTTTACAAACAAG TCATACTTGCCATCACGGACACCAAGTGGGCTGTGCAGGTTAAGAGAAACAGAACTTGAGATTTTGCGAGGCAATGGCCAAGGAGAACGTAAGAGCTTTGAAAGAATATACGATTACGATGTGTACAACGATATTGGAAATCCTGATAGTAGTGCGGATCTTAAAAGACCTGTACTCGGCGGCAAAGAGCACCCCTATCCTAGACGTTGCAGGACTGGGCGCCCTAGGTGTAAAACAG ATCCATTGTCGGAGCAAAGAAGCACCAGTGTATATGTTCCCAGAGATGAATGCTTCGCAGAAGTAAAACAACTAACATTCTCAGCAAAGACAGTGTACTCAGTGTTGCATGCAGTGTTGCCATCTTTAGAGACTGCTATCATTGATGCTGACCTTGGATTCCCCTACTTCACAGCCATTGATTCACTTTTCAATGAAGGGATTAATTTGCCTCCtcttaaaaaccaaaataaaggATTTTTCAGTACCATCTTGCCTAGGCTTTTCAAGGCTATCACTGATACTGGAGATGATTTGTTGCGGTTTGAGACACCAGAAACAATGGAGA GAGACAAATTCTTTTGGTTTAGGGATGAGGAGTTCGCTAGGCAGACTCTTGCTGGTCTCAACCCATATAGCATAAAGTTGGTCACG GAATGGCCATTGAAAAGTGAACTTGACCCAAAGATCTATGGCCCAGTAGAATCAGCCATCACTACAGAATTAATTGAACAAGAGATCAAAGGTTTCATGACAGTGAATGAG GccataaaaaataagaagttGTTCATTCTAGATTACCATGATCTATTATTGCCATATGTGAGCAAAGTAAGAGCAATTAAAGGCACAACTCTGTATGGATCACGGACGCTCTTCTTCCTAACCCCAAATGGCACATTAAGGCCACTGGCCATTGAGTTGACTCGGCCACCAATGGATGGGAAGCCACAATGGAAAGATGTCTACCTTCCTACTTGGGATGCTACTGGTGTCTGGCTTTGGAGGCTAGCCAAAGCTCATGTGCTTGCCCATGATTCTGGTTATCACCAACTTGTTAGTCATTG GCTAAGGACTCATTGTGCTACGGAACCTTATATAATAGCAACAAATAGGCAACTTAGTGTGATGCACCCAATTTATAGACTGTTGCACCCTCATTTTCGGTACACTATGGAGATTAATGCCCTTGCTCGAGAAGCACTAATCAATGCCGGAGGGATCATTGAGAGCTCATTCTCACCAGGAAAATACTCCATCGAGTTTAGCTCGGTCGCCTATGACAAACAATGGCAGTTCAATCTGCAGGCATTACCAGCTGACTTAATTAGCAg GGGAATGGCTGTTGAGGATCCAAAAGCTCCACATGGTCTAAAGCTCTCAATTGAGGACTATCCTTTTGCCAATGATGGCCTTCTCCTTTGGGATGCTATCAAAGATTGGGTTAGTGAGTATGTCAACCACTACTACCCTAACGCTAGCCTTATAACATCTGATCAAGAGCTCCAAGCATGGTGGAATGAGATTCGAACTGAAGGTCATGCTGACAAGAAGGACGAACCATGGTGGCCAGTCCTCAAAACCCCAAAAGACCTCATCGAAATTATCACAACAATCGTATGGGTGGCATCCGGTCACCATGCAGCCGTGAACTTTGGACAGTATGCTTATGGTGCATATTTCCCTAACCGACCTACCATTGCTAGAACCAATATGCCCACTGAAGAGCCTTCTAAAGAGTTTTGGGACAACTTCTTGAAAAAGCCTGAAGGTGCACTCTTACAATGCTTCCCTTCACAAATTCAAGCAACAAGAATTATGGCTATTTTGGATGTACTATCAAACCACTCACCTGATGAGGAGTATCTAGGTGAGAAAATAGAGCCAGCATGGTCTGAGGACAAGTTTATAAAGGGagcttttgaaaagtttagTGGGAGGTTGAAGGAGCTTGAGGGGACCATTGATGAGAGAAATGCAAATAGGGATTTGAAGAACAGAAGTGGAGCTGGGGTTGTGCCATATGAGCTCTTGAAGCCATTCTCACCTCCTGGAGTGACTGGAAAAGGAGTTCCTTATAGCATTTCTATTTGA